Part of the Flavobacteriales bacterium genome, TCTAAAGGGTGATATTTATTAAATCTTTTTCCACTTAAAAATGGTAGAGGAGCAGGAACTTCTCCAAGCATTGGATCTAAAAAGATATTCAAGCCCTGAATTTGAAGTAAAAAACTTGAATGCCCATACCAAAAGAGTCTCGCATCACCTTGATAATTGGCAACTGAAGCCGAATCTAATTTTTGAACTTCCAAATCGGTGTTTGGTCTAGGATTATTTGTTTTAGTGGTAAAAAAATAATAAGCCATTTGTATGGTTTCTCCAAAATTTAAATCTTTTGGTGCTTTGATTACATTTTTAAACACTCCCTCTTTAAACTGACTAGAATTTTGGTATCGTTTTTTTCTTTCTTCGGAAATATCTCCTCCAAAATCTGGAACAAAATTTACAACAAGAATATAGGCGATAATAAAAAGCCCAATAATAGTGAATAAAGTAATAAGCATTTTCTTAAAAATTGATTTCATGAAAGTTGGAAATTTGACTCTACAAAATAAAGCATAAAAAAAACGAAAAGTAAATACAAATCGACGGAGTTTAAACACTTTTTACTGAATTTCTTATTTTAAGGATATTTTTTTGACAATAAGAATCTATAAATGATTGTCTACTAAAAAGAATACAATAAGTGGATAGAAACATCGTTTGCAAACATATATTTAGAATTAACCTATGAAAAAATTTCATCAAAAACTTCAAGAAATCCAAAGCCATCTAAATTCTAATGATATTTCTTTGGCATTTAGAAAACTAGTAGATTGTGTTTTGGATGCTAAAAGAAGACAAATTTCTGAGAAAATAATTCCACTGGCTGATATTTTTTATTTCCAAAAAGAAGATGCTGAAAAATTTAAACAACAGGCTCAAAAGATTATTGAAGAACTCAAAGAAGTAGAATTTGTTATACAGAATCAACATCAACTACTTAAAGCTAAAGATATTTGTAAAAAATTCACAAATTTCCAGCTAGAGGAAATCAATCTTTCTCTTTCAAAGGGAGAAATTATTGGTCTTGTGGGTGAAAACGGTAACGGAAAGACCACACTTTTACGCATTCTTGCTCAAGATTTGAATATTTCTTCGGGAATGCTCTCCTACCCTTTTTCTGATGCCAAAGATTACAAACTAAGAACAGAACTGGTTTATATTCCTCAAAGAACACCAAAAAGTTATGGTGCCATTAAAACAAATCTCAAATATATTGCGAGTCAAAATGGTGTGTTTGCAGAGGATAACGAGCTCCTTGTTAATTTATATATGATTCGTTTTGATCTTTGGAAATTTAAGGACATGAAATGGGCTGAGCTTTCATCGGGTTATAAAATGCGATTTGAACTCGCAAAAACAATGTTGAGAAAACCAAAAATTCTCTTATTAGATGAGCCACTTGCAAATCTTGACATTCTTAATCAACAATTGGTTCTCGAGGATCTCAAATCAATCTCAGAAAGTCTTTCTAATCCTATAGGAATCATTTTAAGTTCTCAACAACTTTATGAAGTAGAAAAGATAGCAGATCATATAATTTTTCTAAAAAATGGTAAACCCACTTATCTACATCAGCAAAATGAAGAAAAAAATGATAATCAAGTGGTTATTGAACTAGAAATAGACGCATCCACCGATGATATTAAAAAACTATTTAAAGAAGAAACTCTTCAAGAAATACACTATAACGGAGGCTATTATATTATTCATTTTAATAAAATCAACTTCTCCGAAGTATTAAAAGTGTTTGCAGAACAAAGTCAAGCCATTCGTTATATTCGAGATATTTCTCAATCTTCAAGACGTTTCTTCCAACAATAAAATGATTATGAAAAAATTTAAAAAATACCTTCTTGAAAACTACCCGCTTGTTTTTGAAACTCGATTTTTTGAGTTTGTTGCAATGGGGATTGCTTTATGGATTTTTGCTTTTATATCTGGTTACGCATTATGGAATCTTGATTTGGCAAACGATCTACATTTCACTAGATTTTATGAAAATAATGGAATCTATACTTTTCACCTCTTTTTTGCAATTTTAATTGTGGCTCTTTGGTCTATTCGTTTTTATAAACTAGGAGCAATAAGGAATTATTACCCTATTACTAAAGGCTATTTTACAAAGATGCTTTTTTTATTACTGCTGCCTTTTTTTATACTTGTCAGTGCCTATATCCCATTCACCGCAGGTGCCAAGATAAAAAATAAAACTATTATCACAGAGCAATTTCATCACGATTATATCAAAGTATTGGAAGCGCAACCTTTTTTGGTTTCAGAAATTAATAATCATCTTTTGGATCCTAGCTTAGTAAGCCCCCATCATAATGTTTTATTTTGGAATCCAAATTCTTTAAAAATCAAAAATAAAAACCTTCTTGAGCGTAGGATGGAACTAGATAAAGGAGCATTAGATCCTGAGCTATTATACCAAAATACACATACGTTTACTGATGGCGTATATTCATTTCTATACTATAAATCCAAACTTGAGTACTTAGATCTTGATTCTTGTAGAAATAAGACTATTTTTGATGCTTTCTTTTCTCCAGAAAACAAAGAAAAAATTCATTTTACATCAATTTATAACTTTGTAAACAGACCGAATTATTTATCTAGATTTCAGAGACTCACCTACAACGAAAGAAACAACTCTGAAGATAAAGAGC contains:
- a CDS encoding ABC transporter ATP-binding protein, which translates into the protein MKKFHQKLQEIQSHLNSNDISLAFRKLVDCVLDAKRRQISEKIIPLADIFYFQKEDAEKFKQQAQKIIEELKEVEFVIQNQHQLLKAKDICKKFTNFQLEEINLSLSKGEIIGLVGENGNGKTTLLRILAQDLNISSGMLSYPFSDAKDYKLRTELVYIPQRTPKSYGAIKTNLKYIASQNGVFAEDNELLVNLYMIRFDLWKFKDMKWAELSSGYKMRFELAKTMLRKPKILLLDEPLANLDILNQQLVLEDLKSISESLSNPIGIILSSQQLYEVEKIADHIIFLKNGKPTYLHQQNEEKNDNQVVIELEIDASTDDIKKLFKEETLQEIHYNGGYYIIHFNKINFSEVLKVFAEQSQAIRYIRDISQSSRRFFQQ